A stretch of Candidatus Stygibacter australis DNA encodes these proteins:
- a CDS encoding tetratricopeptide repeat protein, translating into MKNIKKINCNSRLTSHVSRLTIFHSLLTLFLLLPLLLSAYDFTNGGVRNAAMGGAGTASSNDASAIVWNPAFLGEITWYQLITDSRTYTIQLDNDDLSDNYAYFAAPLGRLGCLGLSVGSNGSNNYNETRMGMAYGTSALSRILLGKDNKLLIGFGFQNYRTGFNETNNSYINDSNIYSFEDSNSAFDADFGIVFRPTSFLQLGLAVNRIMSANMALEDGGSDKLPRIISAGANIHIDALTLTADYNIEQGEDITESHYALGTEYAVAENLFLRAGLNSYDITAGVGIDVYRKDWLEEIDNYVEGMADVTSLTIGIDYAFQTPFKDNELESDFGNHYFGIHLAYGKKTVGEDDLSEMFPDQYSSGLDLDSLYFARTKADTVYKEVTLYDTVKVVERVADEDVVNERVAEEAERIKLEQVGDINQASVYLIRALEFFYAEQYTRAIDQCEKAIALAPNLSMSYLRLASIYVHLNENQQAMEYIQQGLRIDPDNEELIKLRNAVNQ; encoded by the coding sequence ATGAAAAATATAAAGAAAATTAATTGTAACTCACGTCTCACGTCTCACGTCTCACGACTCACGATTTTTCATTCACTTCTCACTCTCTTCCTGCTTCTCCCCTTGCTGCTTTCTGCTTATGATTTCACAAATGGGGGAGTTCGAAATGCTGCCATGGGTGGTGCGGGTACTGCCTCGTCAAATGATGCCTCAGCAATTGTCTGGAATCCTGCTTTTCTGGGTGAGATCACCTGGTATCAATTGATTACGGATTCCAGAACCTATACTATTCAGCTTGATAATGATGATCTATCTGATAATTATGCTTATTTTGCAGCACCACTGGGAAGATTGGGATGCTTAGGATTATCTGTCGGATCAAATGGCAGTAATAATTATAATGAAACCCGAATGGGTATGGCATATGGTACTTCTGCGCTTTCCAGGATCTTATTAGGCAAAGACAATAAATTACTGATAGGTTTTGGTTTCCAGAACTATCGCACAGGTTTTAATGAAACAAATAATTCTTACATTAATGATAGCAATATTTATTCATTTGAAGATTCAAATAGTGCCTTTGATGCCGATTTCGGTATCGTTTTTCGTCCGACTTCATTTTTGCAGCTTGGGCTGGCGGTCAATCGCATTATGTCAGCTAATATGGCTCTGGAGGATGGTGGTTCAGATAAACTACCCCGGATTATCTCGGCTGGAGCAAATATTCATATTGATGCTCTCACACTTACTGCTGATTATAATATTGAGCAGGGAGAAGATATCACTGAATCCCACTATGCTCTTGGTACTGAATACGCTGTAGCAGAGAATTTATTTCTTCGGGCAGGCCTCAATAGTTATGATATCACTGCCGGAGTAGGCATCGATGTATATCGCAAGGATTGGCTGGAAGAGATTGATAATTATGTGGAAGGTATGGCTGATGTAACCTCCCTGACTATCGGTATTGATTATGCTTTCCAGACACCATTTAAGGATAATGAACTGGAATCAGATTTTGGTAATCATTATTTTGGTATTCACCTTGCTTATGGTAAGAAGACAGTTGGTGAAGATGATTTATCAGAAATGTTCCCGGATCAGTATTCATCAGGACTAGATCTTGATTCTCTCTATTTTGCCAGAACAAAGGCTGATACAGTATATAAAGAAGTTACATTATATGATACTGTGAAAGTGGTTGAGCGTGTAGCGGATGAAGATGTGGTTAATGAGCGTGTAGCTGAGGAAGCTGAACGCATCAAACTGGAGCAGGTTGGTGATATTAATCAGGCTTCCGTTTATCTGATCCGTGCTCTGGAATTTTTCTATGCTGAACAATATACTCGGGCAATTGATCAATGCGAGAAGGCAATTGCCCTTGCCCCAAATCTCTCAATGTCATATTTGAGACTGGCATCCATCTATGTGCACTTGAACGAAAATCAGCAGGCAATGGAATATATCCAGCAGGGTTTGAGAATTGATCCTGATAATGAAGAACTTATTAAGCTCCGTAATGCTGTAAATCAATAA